The region GTGGCAATGCAGATGTTTGGGTAACCGGTAAACTTGTTGCTCTTATCTCCGGTAGTGGAGTTGTCAGATATATCGGATTCCCGACAACTGATGTGGAAATAACCGGATCCGGCAGTGTTTTAAACATGAACAGCAGTGGCACAAAGTTTTAAAAAAACTTTCTTATTTCTAAATTGCTATTTAAATTGTCTATAGCCTAAGAAAGATTTAAAGATTATAGACTAATCTTCTTTTTCCAGTATTTCGGCAATCTCATTTAAGTCTTCAAATGATTTTGCACCGACTTCTATTTCGGATCCCCCGACCAGATTTATTCCTTCCGGTTTTATTGAGTCCAATATCTCCAGTATGTTTTGTGGAGTAAAAACAGCTTTTAATAAAATTTTATTTTCTTTACAAAGTTGACGAAGGTCGTTTATTTTAATTGAGGAACCTTCTTTTTCCATATCTTCAATTTTGACTCCAATAGAGAGAAAGTCCAATATAAAATATTCCGCGGCCTCTTTGTAGCTGTCAATTTTACTTTTCAGCTCTTCCGCGGTCATTTCATTTTCAATAGATATCTGTTTAAAAACCGGAATATTCAATTGTTTTATCCAATTAATATCATATTCACCGGTCAGTTGAATATAGTCAGGTTGTACCGTTTCAATTATACTTTCAATTTCTTCTTTTGGGTTATTATGAAATCCGGCAACAAAAGATGTGCCGTATAACCAGTTTTTAATTTCCAGTGCATCTTTAGGATGGATAAAGCCGGGCAGTTCAGGGTTCAAATTTACATCAACCCATTCGGCTCCCATGGCTGAAAAATATCTCCCGTCTGACAAATTGTATAAACTGCCTTTTACTCGTGTAATTAAATCCATTTTTCTTTTTTTTTAAACAATTGAAATATCAAACTGAACCAGGTCAACAAACTCCTGTATACGATTATTAATCTGTTTTTCATCAAGTTGTTGCATTCTTTCCAGTCCAAATTTTTCAACACAAAAAGAAGCCATAGCAGAACCATAAACGATTGCCCGCTTCATGTTTTTAAATGAGATGTCACCGGAAGCGGCAATGTGTCCCAAAAATCCACCGGCAAAGGTGTCACCGGCACCGGTTGGGTCAAAAACATCCTCGAGAGGCAATGCAGGAGCAAAGAAAACCTCGTTTTTGTGGAAAAGTAAAGCGCCATGTTCTCCTTTCTTTATTACCAGATATTTAGGCCCTTTTCTAAGTATTTTTTGAGCGGCTCTTACCAAACTGTATTCTCCTGAAAGTTGTCTGGCTTCCTCATCATTTATTGTCAACACATCAACCATGCTGATAACTTCGTCCAAAGCTTCCCGTTGACTATCCATCCAAAAGTTCATTGTATCCAGAACGATAAGTTCCGGTCTTTTGGGCATGCGTTCAATAACTTGTTTTTGGACTTGCGGGGTGAGGTTGCCCAGCATCAAATATTTACAGTCTGCGTAACTTTCCGGCACAATAGGGTCAAAGTGTTCCAATACGTTTAATTCAGTCGCCAGAGTGTCGCGGGTATTCATATCCATATGATACTTACCGGACCAGAAAAAAGACTTCTCTCCCTTTTTTATTTGCAAGCCTTCTGTCGATATACCTCTTTGCTGAAAAGAAGCTATCATGTCGGTTGGGAAATCATCTCCCACGACAGAAATCATTTTAATAGGTTTATATAAAAAGGAAGCGGCCCAACTGATGTAGGTTGCTGCGCCACCGACAATTTTATCTGTTTTTCCGAAAGGTGTTTCCAGTGCATCAAAAGCGACCGTTCCAACTACAACTAAACTCATAATATTTTTTTTAGCAAAGATTGTGAATTTGAAAAATAATGCCTAATTTTGTGCCACTTTCTTAAAAGAAAACAGCAGAAAAGTCAATATTCCCCCTTAGCTCAGCTGGTTAGAGCGGTTGACTGTTAATCAATAGGTCGTTGGTTCGAGTCCAACAGGGGGAGCAAAATATCAAAGGGTTTCAAGCCATTAGCGTTTGAGACCCTTTTTTATTTGGGTAAAATGGAGAAGGCGGATTTAATAATGATTTTCGTAGGTAGAGACGCGATAAATCGCGTCTCTACCCTTGCGTCTCTATCTTGAGCCTAATCAACAGAAACAGAGAATTATCTTACAATTTGTATTTTAAACACCCTTCCTTCAATATGCAATAAATAAAAGCCTGCCGGATATTCATCGATACTCAGACTTGTCTCAGCATCTGTAAGCAAGCCTGATTGTAAAAGCCTACCGTAAATATCTATCAGTTGGTAAGACTTATCTGAAGAAAAATCACTGACCCGGATATTCAGCCTGTCCTGTGCCGGATTCGGATATATCTTGATGTTTGCCGAATTAGCAACTTCTGATAAGCCTATTGGTTCTTCCGGCTCTTCCGGGACCTCTTCCTCAATATAGATTTGGCCTTTTAAAGCGATATTGTCAAAGCGATTATTCCCATTTGACTGATCTGTATTTCCGGAAAAAAGAATTCTAATTTTAAAATCCGGGTTATTATTCACTTCAGGAATATGACTCAGGTCAATTGATTTTATTTCATAATTTTCACTGATATTAAATTCTGTAAGCGGGATATAAATATCATCACCAATTGTATAAGAGACATAGTGTTTTAGCATTCCCTGACCCGAACGGTGCACGGCATAATCAAATTTAATGTCCTTAAACCCGCTTGTAGGCATTGCAAATAGTAAACTTCTGCCATTAGAAGGGTTTCTCACTCTTGCTGCCCTACCGGGAACTTCAAATTTGTAAAGGTTCAATTCAGAACCGGTATTAAACATGTCTATATCTCTGGATCCTGAGCCGGTATAAGTAAAAAAGGCATGTAAATCTTCATCAATCGAGTAATCGGCATCAATTGAAATTACATCCATCGGTGTTTCAAGCTCATTGAAATGCCAATAATAAATCAGCGAATCATCACCAAGGTTGGGATGGTGAAAATGTGCAATTACGGACGTAGCCTGCTCAATCATAAGTGTAACTTCAGCAGTAGTCAAGTCAGGACTTACAACAGCACTGTCAATTTCCCAGTACTCAAGTTCATAGCCACCGTAGCCGGCAGCTTCAAAAGTCGTTTGAATATTTCCATAAATATTCGCTTCAAAAGGGAATCCGGTAATCCATTCCGAATTCATTCTGATTTTACCGGTTCCTTCGGGATAGACATCAAAAGTAGTGGCAAATGGACCGGTTAAATTATAGCAAGTTGCAAGGCCGTTGATTAAATAATTCGTTCTTGTCAATAAAAAGTCTCGCACATCCTGCACATTGGCTTGCCATTCATTCATGGTACCTCCCCAACGTTGTATTTGGCGGGGCATTTCGGGTTCAATGTTGGCTACCATACTATCCAGTATGTGCACCAGATTGTCATAAGAAAAATGAGTATTTAGTAAGTCGCTGTAACGATTCACATATTTTGTGCGTACGTCATGATTTTCAGTGATAAGCTTATGCAAAATTTGTACATGCCCGTGGTTATTAACCGTAAGCTGTTCAACCTGACAGGGGGGAGCTTCCGCAGAAATATCAGGCATATTCGTCCAGTTAATATAATGTCCGAGGCCGGCTTCCTGATCCCACAGGATATACCGCCATTTTTTTGCCTGCCCGTCCGGATGTAAGCCTCTCCACCAACCGGTATTGTAATTAAGCCAATCACGGGAAACCACGAAGGAGTTAATCACAAAGTAATCAATCAAGCTACTGATATCAAGCGATTGATTTACATATTCAAAATGCAGAGAGTCTCCCATATCATTATTTTGGATGTACTGCACCATTTGATCCCAATCTGTTACGGCATTTTGATTTCCGTATTTGGGAGCTGTGCCGCCCCAGGTTTTTAGGAATTGAATATAATAATCACTTTGAGGATGTCTTCTGTGTTGGTCATAATAGTGACGTGTGTAGTGATGGTCGTCCACCTTTTCTCTTAAATCATAAACACCCCAATATTGGCCATTTACATAAACGATGACATTTAATGAACTGCGTTCATCCAGATTCAAATCACTTAATTGCGATAATCCTTGTACGTAAGAATCCCGTATGTGTGCACCCCCGGTTTCAAAAGGGTAGTTATCATTTGCTGCGGCTTTTACCATCAATCTTCGGTAATTAGTTCGGTCTGAAGTAGAAAAGAAGGGGTAATTTAAGGCGTCATTGTATCCGTGCTGACCTCTTGAAATAAAATCTACGCCTCGCTGGGCATAACTCCAGGAGTCATTTCCATGTTTATTAAGATCTCCGGCTGATTTTTCGACGAAATTTCCATCCTTGTCAAAAAACTCAAAAGTACCAATTGGTCTGAGGTTGATATCTCCCAGAAAAAGCTCTTCTAAATCAATATTACCTGAAAAACTGAAAACCGGCAGTGTATGATTTTCATCAATGAGATAGGTTTTGGTTTGAATAAAACCCGGCGCTAATGAATCTGTTGGGTGATAAGCTCTTGCCCGTAAAACAGTCGTTTCCTGAATTTGAATCGGACTGTTGTAAATTGGGGAGCTGCTGTTTGGTCTGTTGCCATTGGTGGTATATCTGATTATCTCATTCGGGTTTTGAGATGTAATACTGATAGTTTGACTACCTGAATAATTGCCTGCACTAAGTGAAAATTCCGGGGTTGAGGTATAAGCCGGTTTTGAACCGCTATTTGACCCTAAAGGTGTTGGATTTTCAAATACTCCCCATTCTTCAGCTCCATCACTTACCCTTCCGTAAGAATGACCAAATTGAGTCCGCCAAAGTTCATAGGATTCCAATACTGTTCCGTCAGGGTCAGTAAGGATTATGTGCTCGGGATCCATTTGAGACAACCTGAAATTTGTATGAAAATTTGTTCCTGAAGCAAAATCTCTCCCGGAGCAAAAAATGATTACACGCCCGTCAGGAGGAATAAATCCGGAGGGAAACTCCCATTTAGTAGGATTATTGGGATTGTCGCTCAGATAAAATCCGGTAAGGTCAACATAGTTTGAAGAAGTATTGTACAGTTCAACCCAGCTTTCAAATCTGTTAAACTCATCTGAGATATGGTGTGGAGATCCTGCATATTCAGGTTCATTGCCGATATTGACAAGGTTTGAGGCTGAGTACTCATTAATAACGATGTCTCCGGCTCCAAACTGAACATCATCATGCGTGATTTCAATATACCTTCTGTTGATAAAGTTAAAAGTCGCATTACAGCCTGCACCACCCCAAACACGCGATGCATGAAAGGTCAAATCTACGCTTCCGTTAGAAATACCATTGGCTATACCGGTATTTTGAACAACATAGGTTTGCATTCCATCTGTTTGTCCGGAGCCTTGATAAACCTGCGTTTGCCCTGACGGCCCAGAAATAAATGTCCTCTGATCTTCCATCCAGGCATTTGTGCCGGATACTGCCGTAAAATCCCATTCAAGATAAGTGCTTATTATCATATCGCCCTGAGGTACATTCAGCGTTAAAATATCCTCTTCATAATTTGGATGAGAACAGGTGTTCATAATATCCGTATTGTTCAGGCTTACAGTCGGGTCAATCGTTACAGGATAAACACGTTCAGGTGCTTTCAACCAAGCAGCATCAACTTTCAGTTCAAGAGAAAAAATACCCGGGCTGATTTCTTCAAAATAATATTGACCAAATATATGCGGGCGATTATCTTTTTTTCTGTCTTTAACTTCAGTTGCATCGGTTATTACAGGATGTTGGAAAATAAACTCAATTTCATCG is a window of Chitinophagaceae bacterium DNA encoding:
- a CDS encoding sugar kinase, coding for MSLVVVGTVAFDALETPFGKTDKIVGGAATYISWAASFLYKPIKMISVVGDDFPTDMIASFQQRGISTEGLQIKKGEKSFFWSGKYHMDMNTRDTLATELNVLEHFDPIVPESYADCKYLMLGNLTPQVQKQVIERMPKRPELIVLDTMNFWMDSQREALDEVISMVDVLTINDEEARQLSGEYSLVRAAQKILRKGPKYLVIKKGEHGALLFHKNEVFFAPALPLEDVFDPTGAGDTFAGGFLGHIAASGDISFKNMKRAIVYGSAMASFCVEKFGLERMQQLDEKQINNRIQEFVDLVQFDISIV
- a CDS encoding T9SS C-terminal target domain-containing protein; this encodes MRKIIAAFLTLIVLFNLNAQEDTNKRFSEIPEEFLSHPELGKVKPKSIGHTVDYELIHLRDAYSRVFLNKNGSITRATSSVPLHFVNAQGQYQSLTYALTSTDGLNYHFPAEKPMQSINIETAALNFRKSSDNTMLYGENIRFYQKDTYGYILKISTPNSALFNPQLSEGEAYFEEFIPQLDVQHVFMENLLKTNYIIQSESFLEDPAAWLIIRDEVNMPEGWTFEHEKESNLQTGRLYVKNADDEIEFIFQHPVITDATEVKDRKKDNRPHIFGQYYFEEISPGIFSLELKVDAAWLKAPERVYPVTIDPTVSLNNTDIMNTCSHPNYEEDILTLNVPQGDMIISTYLEWDFTAVSGTNAWMEDQRTFISGPSGQTQVYQGSGQTDGMQTYVVQNTGIANGISNGSVDLTFHASRVWGGAGCNATFNFINRRYIEITHDDVQFGAGDIVINEYSASNLVNIGNEPEYAGSPHHISDEFNRFESWVELYNTSSNYVDLTGFYLSDNPNNPTKWEFPSGFIPPDGRVIIFCSGRDFASGTNFHTNFRLSQMDPEHIILTDPDGTVLESYELWRTQFGHSYGRVSDGAEEWGVFENPTPLGSNSGSKPAYTSTPEFSLSAGNYSGSQTISITSQNPNEIIRYTTNGNRPNSSSPIYNSPIQIQETTVLRARAYHPTDSLAPGFIQTKTYLIDENHTLPVFSFSGNIDLEELFLGDINLRPIGTFEFFDKDGNFVEKSAGDLNKHGNDSWSYAQRGVDFISRGQHGYNDALNYPFFSTSDRTNYRRLMVKAAANDNYPFETGGAHIRDSYVQGLSQLSDLNLDERSSLNVIVYVNGQYWGVYDLREKVDDHHYTRHYYDQHRRHPQSDYYIQFLKTWGGTAPKYGNQNAVTDWDQMVQYIQNNDMGDSLHFEYVNQSLDISSLIDYFVINSFVVSRDWLNYNTGWWRGLHPDGQAKKWRYILWDQEAGLGHYINWTNMPDISAEAPPCQVEQLTVNNHGHVQILHKLITENHDVRTKYVNRYSDLLNTHFSYDNLVHILDSMVANIEPEMPRQIQRWGGTMNEWQANVQDVRDFLLTRTNYLINGLATCYNLTGPFATTFDVYPEGTGKIRMNSEWITGFPFEANIYGNIQTTFEAAGYGGYELEYWEIDSAVVSPDLTTAEVTLMIEQATSVIAHFHHPNLGDDSLIYYWHFNELETPMDVISIDADYSIDEDLHAFFTYTGSGSRDIDMFNTGSELNLYKFEVPGRAARVRNPSNGRSLLFAMPTSGFKDIKFDYAVHRSGQGMLKHYVSYTIGDDIYIPLTEFNISENYEIKSIDLSHIPEVNNNPDFKIRILFSGNTDQSNGNNRFDNIALKGQIYIEEEVPEEPEEPIGLSEVANSANIKIYPNPAQDRLNIRVSDFSSDKSYQLIDIYGRLLQSGLLTDAETSLSIDEYPAGFYLLHIEGRVFKIQIVR